A stretch of the Malus domestica chromosome 08, GDT2T_hap1 genome encodes the following:
- the LOC103423055 gene encoding (R)-mandelonitrile beta-glucosyltransferase-like: MASISLRQKPHAVLVPFPSQGHINPLMQLAKVLHYKGFHITFVHTEYNYRRLLKSRGSNSLDGLPTFRFVTIPDGLPATDANATQDIPLLCDSTSKHCLPHFRNLLKKLSSSPDSPPITCIICDGVMSFTLDAAQELGLPAVFFWTPSACGFMGYVQFHRLIEKGLTPFKDESYFTNGHLDIVIDWIPGMKDIRLKDLPTFLRTADPNDIMLNFLVAETERTKKASAVILNTFHDLEDEVVDALSTLLPPIYSIGPLNLQLKQIPADNELNSIESNLWIEEPECLEWLDSKAPNSVIYVC, encoded by the exons ATGGCTTCAATTTCCTTGAGACAGAAGCCACATGCAGTTCTTGTACCATTCCCGTCGCAAGGACACATAAACCCACTGATGCAATTAGCCAAAGTCCTCCACTACAAAGGGTTTCACATAACATTTGTGCACACAGAGTACAACTACAGACGCCTCCTTAAATCCCGGGGTTCCAACTCTCTTGACGGCCTCCCCACCTTCCGATTTGTGACCATTCCCGATGGCCTCCCTGCAACTGATGCCAATGCCACCCAAGACATACCACTCTTATGTGATTCCACTAGCAAACACTGCTTGCCTCACTTTAGAAACCTTTTGAAGAAGCTCAGTTCTTCGCCCGATTCGCCTCCCATCACATGCATAATTTGTGATGGTGTCATGAGCTTCACTCTTGATGCAGCCCAGGAATTGGGGCTTCCTGCAGTTTTTTTCTGGACACCAAGTGCTTGTGGCTTCATGGGCTACGTTCAGTTTCACCGTCTCATCGAAAAGGGTCTCACTCCATTTAAAG aTGAAAGTTATTTTACAAACGGGCATTTAGATATAGTGATCGATTGGATACCGGGCATGAAAGATATCCGTTTGAAGGACTTGCCAACCTTCTTGAGAACAGCAGACCCAAATGACATCATGCTCAACTTTCTGGTGGCTGAAACGGAGCGAACTAAAAAAGCTTCTGCTGTCATCTTGAACACTTTCCATGACTTGGAAGATGAAGTTGTAGATGCACTTTCGACTCTGTTGCCGCCTATTTACTCCATTGGACCCCTAAATCTACAACTCAAACAAATCCCAGCGGATAACGAGTTGAATTCGATAGAATCGAACCTATGGATAGAGGAACCAGAGTGTCTTGAATGGCTTGACTCGAAGGCACCCAATTCTGTTATTTatgtctgttga
- the LOC103448619 gene encoding (R)-mandelonitrile beta-glucosyltransferase-like — protein MGLTKPHAVFIPFPAQGHINPMQQLAKLLHYKGFHITFVNTEVTHKRLINSLGANSLDGLPTFRFETIPDGLPASHPRDVPSLCVSTNKTGLAPFRELVKKLNSSPNSPPVTCIIADGVMTFTLDAAHELGIPEVLFWTTSACGFLAYAQYHRLIEEGLTPLKDESHFTNGYLDTMVDWLPGMKDIRLKDMPSFIRTTDPNDVMLEFMVGETERTKKASAVVLNTFKSLEQEALDAISSLFPPTYSVGPLNLLFSQIPEDNELKAIASSLWTEDTACLDWLDTKEPNSVVYVNFGSTTVMTNEQLVEFSWGLANSNKTFLWIIRPGLVAGDTAVVPPLFLEETEGRGKLASWCPQEQVLTHPAIGGFLTHSGWNSTLESLCGGVPMICWPFFAEQQTNCRYACEHWGIGIEIEDEVKRDYIEGLVRRLMEGKEGKEMRKNALGWKKKIEEVTSRKGSSVLDLDNLINQVLIAP, from the exons ATGGGTTTAACTAAGCCACATGCAGTTTTCATACCATTTCCAGCACAAGGTCACATAAACCCCATGCAGCAATTAGCTAAACTCCTCCACTACAAAGGCTTTCACATAACATTTGTCAACACAGAAGTCACTCACAAGCGCCTTATTAATTCCCTAGGTGCCAACTCTCTCGACGGCCTTCCCACCTTCCGATTCGAGACCATTCCTGACGGCCTCCCGGCAAGTCATCCCCGGGACGTGCCATCACTCTGCGTTTCCACTAACAAAACCGGATTGGCGCCATTTAGAGAGCTTGTGAAAAAGCTCAACTCTTCACCCAATTCACCACCTGTGACTTGTATAATTGCTGATGGTGTCATGACCTTCACTCTTGATGCTGCCCATGAATTGGGAATTCCTGAAGTGCTTTTCTGGACGACAAGTGCTTGTGGCTTCTTGGCCTACGCTCAGTATCACAGACTCATTGAAGAGGGTCTCACCCCTCTTAAAG ATGAAAGTCATTTCACAAACGGATATTTAGATACCATGGTAGATTGGTTGCCGGGCATGAAAGACATCCGTTTGAAGGACATGCCGAGCTTCATTAGAACCACAGACCCAAATGATGTCATGTTGGAGTTTATGGTGGGTGAGACAGAACGGACCAAAAAAGCTTCAGCTGTGGTTTTGAACACATTTAAGTCCCTTGAGCAGGAAGCTTTGGATGCAATTTCTAGTTTGTTTCCACCAACTTACTCCGTCGGACCCCTAAACCTACTATTCAGTCAGATTCCGGAAGACAACGAGTTGAAGGCAATTGCGTCGAGCCTATGGACAGAAGACACAGCGTGTCTCGACTGGCTCGACACCAAAGAACCTAACTCAGTGGTTTATGTGAATTTTGGAAGCACCACAGTCATGACAAATGAGCAGCTAGTTGAGTTCTCTTGGGGACTTGCAAATAGCAACAAGACATTTTTGTGGATCATTAGGCCTGGCCTTGTTGCTGGAGACACAGCTGTGGTTCCTCCGTTGTTTTTGGAAGAGACCGAGGGAAGAGGTAAGTTGGCAAGTTGGTGCCCTCAGGAACAAGTTCTGACGCACCCTGCCATCGGGGGGTTTTTGACGCACAGCGGATGGAACTCTACCCTTGAGAGTTTGTGCGGCGGAGTGCCGATGATCTGCTGGCCTTTCTTTGCGGAGCAGCAGACCAACTGTAGGTACGCATGCGAACACTGGGGAATAGGCATTGAGATAGAGGATGAGGTGAAAAGAGATTACATTGAAGGTCTCGTGAGAAGATTGATGGAGGGAAAAGAGGGCAAAGAGATGAGGAAGAACGCTTTGGGATGGAAGAAGAAGATAGAGGAGGTCACTAGCCGTAAGGGGTCATCTGTTTTGGATTTGGACAACCTCATTAACCAGGTCCTAATTGCTCCTTGA
- the LOC139198108 gene encoding uncharacterized protein, with amino-acid sequence MKFCGTPDFDKAETWIKNIKKKLDILKVPAKNRIQLATHVMEGTKTYREIVDAAYALEQDHFCFLKKKASVGGSVGNKGKKKVRKESESSSGSGRPSKRPAGLECYSCCEFGHISPKCPKREGSGLVVVNQPQVQQGAKTETVQQPQPNQQASQKTNQGNQGRGARNRAPVKESGKVYALTEDDEVTANNKMVLNEKTNKWRMIPIVDEFPEVFPEDLLSVSPYREVEFIIDLVPGTEPISKPAYKMSPMELKELKMQLEELNLVTIKNKYPLPKIDELFDQLVGARYFSKMDLRSGYHKLRVQEEDIPKTAFRTRYGLYEFVVILFGLTNALTAFMDLMNRLFQPYLDKFVIVFINDILVYSKIRDEHETHLRIVLCVGKRIRSYADAKWKDHKSLKYLFTQRDMNLRQRRWLEYIKDYDFELLYHPRKANVVADALSRKTRSTLSSLMLAENDMFGTIEAYDIEVLGESVLTNLQLVPQLEQELIAKQKDDLEIELLKQKIISRKVSEEWKVYEDGGLRYKERMVVPKDKRVRERVLKEAHNTQFAMHPGSNKMYRDLKISYWWKRDKVSPRKGIHRFGMIGKLAPRYVGPFKIIGRVGNAAYKLELPPQLGHIHNVFHVSQLKKSAPEIQHIKPWVDLPLEPNGTYIEGPICILDREIKKLRNRTVPLVKVKWQNHRVEEPTWELESEMKHKYSHLFE; translated from the exons ATGAAGTTTTGCGGTACACCTGATTTTGACAAGGCGGAGACATGgatcaagaacataaaaaagaAGCTTGATATTTTGAAAGTGCCAGCTAAGAATCGAATTCAGTTAGCTACTCATGTAATGGAAG GCACAAAGACTTATAGGGAGATTGTAGATGCTGCTTATGCACTTGAGCAAGATCATTTCTGCTTTTTGAAGAAGAAAGCCTCAGTTGGTGGATCTGTGGGAAACAAGGGTAAAAAGAAGGTGAGAAAAGAATCTGAAAGTTCAAGTGGCAGTGGTAGACCAAGCAAAAGGCCAGCTGGCCTCGAATGTTATTCTTGTTGTGAATTTGGGCATATCAGCCCAAAATGTCCCAAAAGAGAAGGCTCTGGTTTAGTAGTTGTTAATCAACCTCAAGTTCAGCAAGGAGCTAAAACGGAAACAGTTCAGCAACCACAACCTAATCAGCAGGCATCTCAGAAGACTAACCAAGGGAACCAAGGTCGAGGAGCTCGAAATCGTGCACCTGTAAAAGAAAGTGGCAAAGTGTATGCTTTGACTGAAGATGATGAAGTTACCGCAAATAACAAGATGGTGCTGAATG AGAAAACCAATAAGTGGAGGATGATCCCTATAGTAGATGAATTTCCTGAAGTGTTTCCAGAAGACTTACTAAGTGTTTCGCCATATCGAGAAGTGGAGTTTATAATTGATTTGGTACCAGGAACTGAACCCATATCTAAGCCAGCATATAAGATGTCACCGATGGAATTGAAGGAACTTAAGATGCAATTAGAAGA GTTGAATTTGGTGACAATAAAGAACAAGTATCCTTTGCCAAAGATTGACGAATTGTTTGATCAACTTGTTGGGGCACGGTACTTCTCAAAGATGGACTTAAGGTCTGGTTATCATAAGTTAAGGGTTCAAGAAGAAGATATTCCTAAAACAGCTTTCCGCACTCGCTATGGTCTTTATGAATTCGTTGTTATACTGTTTGGATTGACGAACGCACTTACTGCATTCATGGACCTTATGAATCGTCTGTTTCAACCTTACTTGGATAAGTTTGTGATTGTTTTCATCAACGACATTCTTGTGTATTCTAAGATTCGAGATGAACATGAGACTCATTTGCGGATAGTTCT ATGCGTCGGGAAAAGGATTAGGAGCTATGCTGATGCAAAATGGAAGG ATCACAAAAGCCTCAAATACTTGTTTACTCAACGTGACATGAACTTAAGGCAAAGGCGATGGTTGGAGTATATAAAAGATTATGACTTCGAATTGTTGTATCATCCTAGAAAGGCCAATGTAGTGGCTGATGCGTTGAGTAGGAAAACAAGAAGTACATTGTCAAGTTTAATGTTGGCTGAAAATGACATGTTTGGAACTATTGAAGCATATGACATTGAGGTTTTGGGGGAAAGTGTTTTGACTAATCTTCAATTGGTGCCTCAATTAGAACAAGAACTGATTGCTAAACAGAAGGATGATCTAGAAATAGAGTTGTTAAAGCAAAAGATAATATCCAGAAAAGTATCAGAAGAGTGGAAAGTTTATGAAGATGGTGGCCTAAGATATAAAGAAAGAATGGTTGTGCCTAAAGATAAGAGAGTAAGAGAACGAGTACTGAAGGAAGCTCACAATACTCAATTTGCAATGCATCCAGGAAGCAATAAGATGTACCGAGATTTGAAGATAAGTTACTGGTGGAAAAGGGATAAA GTGAGCCCTCGAAAAGGGATTCATAGATTTGGAATGATAGGAAAATTGGCACCTAGATATGTTGGCCCCTTCAAGATAATTGGAAGAGTAGGGAATGCTGCTTATAAATTGGAGCTGCCACCTCAACTTGGTCATATTCATAATGTATTTCATGTCTCCCAATTGAAGAAAAGTGCTCCAGAAATTCAGCATATTAAGCCCTGGGTGGACTTGCCGTTGGAGCCAAACGGAACATATATTGAAGGTCCAATTTGTATTCTTGATCGAGAAATAAAGAAGCTCCGAAATCGAACTGTACCACTTGTCAAAGTAAAATGGCAGAATCACAGAGTTGAAGAACCTACATGGGAGTTAGAATCAGAAATGAAGCATAAGTATTCCCACTTGTTCGAATGA